A section of the Flavobacterium ardleyense genome encodes:
- the fbaA gene encoding class II fructose-bisphosphate aldolase, with translation MAHTIKPGVATGDQVQEIFRYAKEKGFALPAVNVTGSSTVNAVMETAAKLNAPVIIQFSNGGSAYNAGKGLSNENEKAAIAGAIAGAKHVHELAELYGAAVILHTDHCAKKLLPWIDGLLDASEKHFKETGKPLYSSHMIDLSEEPLEENIELCKKYLTRMSAIGITLEIELGITGGEEDGVDNTDVDSSKLYTQPDEVAYAYEELMKISPRFTIAAAFGNVHGVYKPGNVKLTPIILKNSQEYVQKKFNTAHNPVDFVFHGGSGSTLEEIREAITYGVIKMNIDTDMQFAFTEGVRDYVVKYNDYLKTQIGNPEGDDIPNKKYYDPRKWMREGELTFVTRLSQAFEDLNNVQTL, from the coding sequence ATGGCTCATACAATAAAACCCGGAGTTGCAACCGGTGACCAAGTTCAGGAAATTTTCAGATATGCAAAAGAAAAAGGCTTCGCTTTACCTGCTGTAAACGTAACAGGATCAAGTACTGTAAACGCGGTGATGGAAACAGCTGCAAAGCTTAATGCCCCCGTTATCATTCAGTTTTCTAATGGAGGATCTGCTTATAATGCCGGGAAAGGCCTTTCAAACGAAAATGAGAAAGCAGCAATTGCAGGTGCTATTGCAGGAGCAAAACACGTTCATGAATTAGCAGAATTGTACGGTGCAGCGGTAATATTGCATACAGACCACTGTGCAAAGAAATTACTTCCTTGGATTGATGGCTTGCTTGACGCATCCGAAAAACACTTTAAAGAAACAGGAAAACCTCTTTACAGTTCTCACATGATTGATCTGTCTGAAGAGCCGTTGGAAGAAAATATCGAACTTTGCAAAAAGTATCTTACTAGAATGTCAGCAATTGGCATAACATTAGAAATCGAACTTGGAATTACAGGTGGTGAAGAAGATGGCGTGGATAATACAGATGTAGATAGTTCAAAATTATACACACAGCCAGACGAAGTTGCGTATGCTTACGAAGAGTTGATGAAAATCAGCCCTCGTTTTACAATCGCAGCAGCTTTTGGAAATGTACACGGCGTATACAAACCGGGGAATGTAAAATTGACACCGATTATCTTGAAAAACTCACAAGAGTACGTTCAGAAGAAATTTAACACAGCGCACAATCCAGTAGATTTCGTGTTCCACGGAGGATCAGGAAGTACACTAGAAGAAATTCGCGAAGCAATCACTTATGGTGTAATCAAGATGAATATCGATACCGATATGCAGTTTGCATTTACCGAAGGAGTTCGTGATTATGTTGTAAAATACAATGATTATTTAAAAACACAAATTGGAAATCCTGAGGGAGACGACATTCCAAACAAGAAATATTACGATCCTCGCAAATGGATGCGTGAAGGCGAGCTTACTTTTGTAACAAGACTTTCGCAAGCATTTGAGGATTTAAATAACGTACAGACTTTATAG
- the accD gene encoding acetyl-CoA carboxylase, carboxyltransferase subunit beta, giving the protein MAWFKRTAKGITTATEDKKDVPKGLWYKSPTGTIVDADELARNLYVSPEDGFHVRIGSKEYFEILFDNNEFKELDAKMTSKDPLDFVDTKKYSDRLREAQDKTKLKDAVRTGVGKSKGKDIVICCMDFAFIGGSMGAVVGEKISRGVDYAIKHKLPFMMISKSGGARMMEAAYSLMQLAKTSAKLNQLATAGLPYISLCTDPTTGGTTASYAMLGDINISEPGALIGFAGPRVVKDTTGKDLPEGFQTSEFLLDHGFLDFITHRRELKNKVNLYLDLVQNNPVR; this is encoded by the coding sequence ATGGCTTGGTTTAAAAGAACTGCGAAAGGTATTACAACCGCAACCGAAGATAAGAAAGACGTTCCAAAAGGATTATGGTATAAATCTCCAACTGGAACGATTGTAGATGCAGATGAACTTGCGAGAAATCTTTATGTAAGTCCAGAAGACGGTTTTCATGTAAGAATAGGAAGTAAAGAGTACTTTGAAATTTTATTTGACAATAATGAATTTAAAGAACTAGACGCCAAGATGACGTCTAAAGATCCTTTGGATTTCGTTGACACCAAAAAATATTCAGATCGTTTGCGCGAAGCTCAGGACAAAACCAAACTTAAGGATGCGGTGCGCACAGGAGTTGGTAAGTCTAAGGGAAAAGACATCGTCATTTGCTGTATGGATTTTGCCTTTATCGGTGGATCTATGGGTGCAGTTGTGGGCGAGAAAATTTCGCGTGGCGTAGATTATGCCATTAAACACAAACTTCCGTTTATGATGATTTCCAAATCTGGAGGTGCTCGTATGATGGAAGCTGCATATTCGCTTATGCAATTGGCCAAAACATCGGCTAAGTTGAATCAATTAGCTACGGCGGGACTTCCGTATATTTCGCTTTGTACAGACCCTACAACGGGTGGTACAACGGCATCTTACGCGATGTTGGGCGATATCAACATTTCGGAGCCGGGAGCACTTATCGGTTTTGCGGGCCCGAGAGTTGTCAAGGATACAACCGGAAAAGATTTGCCAGAAGGCTTTCAAACATCGGAGTTTTTGCTAGACCACGGTTTCTTGGATTTCATTACCCACAGACGCGAGCTAAAAAACAAGGTCAACTTATATTTAGATTTAGTTCAGAATAATCCAGTAAGGTAG
- a CDS encoding type II toxin-antitoxin system RelE/ParE family toxin — protein sequence MITSFGSKETEQIWNGIRVKKMPFDIQTAGRRKLRMLNNSQDITDLRIPPSNQLEKLGGKLGDFYSIRSNNQWRIIFLWHNGNASAVEIIDYH from the coding sequence ATGATTACAAGCTTTGGCTCAAAAGAAACCGAACAAATTTGGAATGGAATTCGAGTTAAGAAAATGCCATTTGACATTCAAACCGCTGGACGGCGGAAATTGAGGATGTTGAATAACTCGCAAGACATTACTGATTTAAGAATCCCACCATCCAACCAACTCGAAAAGCTGGGAGGCAAATTAGGCGATTTCTACAGTATAAGAAGTAATAACCAATGGAGAATTATCTTTTTATGGCACAATGGAAACGCAAGTGCAGTAGAAATAATTGATTATCATTAA
- a CDS encoding HigA family addiction module antitoxin — translation MEKLANVHPGEILNYEFLEPLKISAYRLSKDLKIPQTRISEIIKGNRRITADTALRLSKYFGNSAKFWLGIQNDYDIEEEKENKAKELNAIKQYVDKSVA, via the coding sequence ATGGAAAAGTTAGCGAATGTACATCCAGGAGAAATATTGAATTACGAGTTTCTTGAGCCATTGAAAATTTCGGCCTATAGACTTTCGAAAGATTTGAAAATACCTCAAACTCGTATTTCGGAAATCATAAAAGGAAACCGCAGAATTACCGCGGATACAGCTTTAAGACTGAGTAAGTATTTTGGAAATTCGGCAAAATTCTGGCTTGGAATTCAAAATGATTATGACATAGAAGAGGAAAAAGAAAATAAAGCAAAAGAACTAAACGCAATAAAGCAGTACGTTGACAAAAGTGTTGCCTAA
- a CDS encoding DUF5694 domain-containing protein, protein MKKINLIFSFSISLLLTNCSVQKLPYEQTAIYKTKFDDAIPVLNVATFHFGETPDAITTEFDEKNETNQTEVKKVAEMLAKFKPTIIIVESVPENDSLLQYKYYDYLKNPKKVFDHPTEIELLAYEVGRLGGTKKIYGINFKEEYKIDGEITNQVDVTTNPKYWTMLEQNEKNNPEEGIPFIEMFKLNNHPQYLESLININADLYTYVSNKGKSEGADAAAKFYHRNLVMFSNLNQIKMTKDDRIFIIMGGAHTAFFMDFLKRSPKFKVENSFNYIK, encoded by the coding sequence ATGAAAAAAATAAATTTAATATTTTCATTTAGTATTTCTTTATTGCTAACAAACTGCAGTGTTCAAAAGCTTCCATACGAACAAACTGCTATTTACAAGACGAAATTTGACGATGCAATTCCAGTGTTGAATGTTGCTACATTTCATTTTGGAGAAACACCAGATGCAATTACAACGGAATTTGATGAGAAGAATGAAACAAATCAAACTGAAGTTAAAAAAGTTGCAGAAATGCTTGCTAAATTTAAACCTACAATAATTATAGTTGAATCAGTACCAGAAAATGACAGCCTGCTTCAATATAAATATTACGACTATTTAAAAAATCCAAAAAAAGTTTTTGATCATCCTACTGAAATAGAATTGCTCGCATATGAAGTTGGTCGATTAGGCGGTACAAAAAAAATTTACGGCATTAATTTTAAGGAGGAATATAAGATAGATGGAGAAATTACAAATCAAGTTGATGTGACAACAAATCCAAAATATTGGACTATGCTAGAGCAAAACGAGAAAAATAATCCCGAAGAAGGTATTCCATTTATCGAAATGTTCAAGTTAAATAATCATCCCCAATATCTGGAAAGTTTAATAAATATTAATGCAGATTTGTATACTTATGTTTCGAACAAAGGAAAATCTGAAGGTGCTGACGCAGCTGCAAAATTTTATCACAGAAATTTAGTTATGTTCTCCAACTTAAATCAAATAAAAATGACAAAAGATGATAGAATTTTTATAATAATGGGAGGTGCTCATACTGCGTTTTTTATGGACTTTTTGAAAAGAAGTCCAAAATTTAAGGTTGAAAACTCATTTAATTACATAAAATAA
- a CDS encoding ABC transporter permease, producing MIIYLRLVGESFNFALNALRNNKLRTLLSLLGVTIGIFSIIAVLAAVDSLDKKVKGTLSNLDKNTIYYTNVSFGPTEIPRWKSEQFPDVTFEEYQFLKKSLGNTDNVAFKYFTQKENIKYETETVNQITAVPVTYEFLDVQLLEFEEGRFFNESESNSGAQVVVLGYEIAQNLFKNIAPLGKTVRMYGQKFTVIGVVKKQGMGMFGEDNDSSAFFPANFIRRMFGDKSDFVLPVVIIKPEKGADIPALKAELIQKIRSERGLKAGEMDNFFVNVLSGLTDLIDNIVGQMNVVGWIISGFSLLVGGFGIANIMFVSVKERTSLIGIQKALGAKNNFILYQFLFEAVILSLFGGIIGLILVWVIAIVLTNALDFEFVLSFSNILLGTSLAAGIGLISGILPAIAASKLDPVEAIRTGM from the coding sequence ATGATAATTTATCTCCGTCTTGTTGGCGAAAGTTTCAATTTTGCTCTTAATGCTTTGCGCAATAACAAACTGCGCACCCTTCTTTCGCTGCTTGGAGTCACCATCGGAATCTTTTCGATTATCGCAGTATTGGCCGCGGTGGATTCGTTAGATAAAAAAGTGAAGGGAACTTTAAGCAATCTCGATAAAAATACTATTTACTATACAAATGTGTCTTTTGGACCTACCGAAATTCCTCGTTGGAAATCTGAGCAGTTTCCAGACGTGACTTTTGAAGAATACCAATTTCTAAAAAAATCGCTTGGAAATACTGATAATGTGGCGTTCAAATACTTTACTCAAAAAGAAAATATTAAATACGAAACCGAGACAGTGAACCAAATTACCGCAGTTCCTGTAACCTACGAATTTTTAGATGTGCAGCTTTTAGAATTTGAAGAAGGCCGTTTTTTTAATGAATCAGAATCTAATTCAGGTGCACAAGTTGTCGTGCTAGGCTACGAAATTGCGCAGAATCTTTTTAAAAACATCGCACCATTGGGCAAAACAGTTAGGATGTATGGTCAAAAGTTTACTGTAATTGGTGTGGTCAAGAAGCAGGGCATGGGTATGTTTGGTGAGGACAATGATTCATCAGCGTTTTTCCCCGCCAACTTTATCCGAAGAATGTTTGGCGATAAGAGTGACTTTGTGTTGCCAGTAGTAATTATCAAACCAGAGAAAGGCGCTGATATTCCCGCATTAAAAGCAGAGTTGATTCAGAAAATTCGCTCCGAGAGAGGTCTAAAGGCTGGGGAGATGGACAATTTCTTTGTTAATGTACTTTCAGGGCTTACAGATCTGATTGATAATATTGTTGGACAGATGAATGTTGTGGGTTGGATTATCAGTGGATTCTCGTTGCTTGTAGGAGGTTTTGGAATAGCCAATATAATGTTTGTCTCGGTCAAAGAGCGCACAAGTTTAATCGGAATTCAGAAAGCATTGGGTGCGAAAAACAATTTTATATTGTACCAATTTTTATTTGAAGCGGTGATATTATCACTATTTGGAGGAATAATAGGATTAATACTAGTGTGGGTTATTGCAATTGTCCTCACCAATGCGCTGGATTTTGAATTTGTTTTAAGTTTTTCCAATATACTTTTAGGAACATCTTTGGCCGCAGGAATTGGTTTAATTTCGGGAATTCTTCCGGCAATTGCAGCATCGAAATTAGATCCAGTTGAGGCGATTAGGACCGGGATGTGA
- the purH gene encoding bifunctional phosphoribosylaminoimidazolecarboxamide formyltransferase/IMP cyclohydrolase has translation MTTTKIIKTALISVFSKEGLEPIVKKLHEQNVIFYSTGGTEDFIKNLGIPVVAVEDVTSYPSILGGRVKTLHPKIFGGILNRQDNESDVAQMQEFEIPQIDLVIVDLYPFEDTVASGANEADIIEKIDIGGISLIRAAAKNFKDTVIVSSVSQYSGFLDLLNEGNGATTIEERKLYATQSFHISSHYDSAIFNYFNTDETFYKESVANGMTLRYGENPHQKGFFFGDFDAMFNKLHGKELSYNNLLDVDAAVNLILEFKEDEPTFAILKHNNACGLASKSSMKEAYLAALAADPTSAFGGVLISNGTIDIDTAHEINKLFCEVVIATDYDQEAIEILSEKKNRIILVMNDQELPSKQVRTCLNGLLVQDKNNITDNKADLKVVTTTAPTSEEIEDLLFASKICKNTKSNTIVFVKNKQLIASGTGQTSRVDALKQAVDKANNFNFDLAGAVMASDAFFPFPDCVELADNAGVTAVIQPGGSIKDQLSIDYCNANNVAMVFTGTRHFKH, from the coding sequence ATGACAACTACTAAAATAATCAAAACAGCTTTAATTTCGGTATTTTCAAAAGAAGGATTAGAGCCAATTGTAAAAAAATTGCACGAACAAAATGTAATATTTTATTCTACCGGTGGAACAGAAGATTTTATCAAAAACCTTGGTATTCCAGTTGTTGCAGTTGAAGATGTTACTTCATATCCATCAATATTAGGTGGCCGTGTAAAAACGTTGCATCCAAAAATTTTTGGTGGAATTTTGAACCGTCAAGATAATGAGAGTGATGTTGCGCAGATGCAGGAATTTGAAATTCCGCAAATTGATTTGGTTATTGTAGACTTATATCCATTTGAAGATACTGTCGCTTCGGGAGCAAATGAAGCAGATATTATTGAAAAAATTGACATTGGTGGTATTTCTCTAATTCGTGCAGCCGCAAAAAACTTTAAAGACACAGTAATTGTATCATCAGTTTCTCAATACTCAGGTTTTCTAGATCTCCTTAACGAAGGAAATGGGGCGACTACAATTGAAGAAAGAAAATTGTATGCAACTCAATCATTTCATATTTCGTCTCACTATGATTCGGCAATTTTTAATTATTTTAATACAGACGAGACATTTTATAAAGAAAGTGTCGCCAACGGAATGACTTTGAGATACGGTGAAAACCCACATCAAAAAGGGTTCTTCTTTGGAGATTTTGACGCGATGTTTAACAAACTTCACGGTAAAGAACTTTCTTACAACAATCTTTTGGATGTAGATGCTGCTGTAAATTTAATCTTAGAATTTAAAGAAGACGAACCCACTTTTGCAATCTTAAAGCACAACAATGCTTGTGGTTTAGCGTCCAAAAGCAGTATGAAAGAAGCTTACTTAGCTGCGCTTGCTGCCGATCCAACTTCTGCTTTTGGAGGAGTTTTGATTAGCAACGGTACAATCGATATTGATACAGCCCACGAAATCAATAAATTATTTTGTGAAGTTGTGATTGCAACAGATTATGATCAGGAAGCAATAGAAATTTTAAGTGAGAAGAAAAATAGAATTATTCTTGTGATGAACGATCAAGAATTACCATCAAAGCAAGTCCGTACTTGTCTGAATGGTCTTTTGGTTCAGGACAAAAATAATATCACAGACAATAAAGCAGACCTAAAGGTCGTTACAACTACTGCCCCAACTTCAGAAGAAATTGAAGATTTACTTTTTGCATCGAAAATATGCAAAAACACAAAATCTAACACAATTGTATTTGTAAAAAACAAGCAACTTATTGCATCAGGCACGGGACAAACTTCTCGCGTTGATGCATTGAAGCAAGCGGTTGACAAAGCAAACAACTTCAATTTTGATTTAGCTGGTGCTGTGATGGCGAGTGATGCTTTTTTTCCTTTTCCAGACTGTGTCGAACTTGCAGATAATGCAGGTGTTACAGCGGTGATTCAACCTGGAGGATCAATTAAGGATCAACTGAGCATCGATTATTGCAACGCAAATAATGTTGCAATGGTATTTACTGGAACACGTCATTTCAAACATTAA
- a CDS encoding rod shape-determining protein, translating to MGFFDFMTEDIAIDLGTANTLIIHNDKVVIDSPSIVARDRMSGKIIAVGKEANLMQGKTHENIKTVRPLKDGVIADFDASEKMISMFIKSIPALKKRLFTPALRMIVCIPSGITEVEMRAVKESCERVNGKEVYLIHEPMAAAIGIGIDIMQPKGNMIVDIGGGTTEIAVIALGGIVCDKSVKIAGDVFTNDIVYYMRTQHNLFVGESTAEKIKIAIGAANEDLETPPDDMSVQGRDLLTGKPKQVEVSFREIAKALDKSIQRIEDAIMETLSQTPPELAADIYNTGIYLAGGGSMLRGLDRRISQKTDLPVYIAEDPLRAVVRGTGMALKNITKFKSILIK from the coding sequence ATGGGATTTTTTGATTTCATGACCGAGGATATTGCGATAGATCTTGGTACAGCCAACACTCTAATCATACATAACGACAAAGTAGTTATTGATAGTCCGTCAATTGTTGCTCGTGACCGTATGTCGGGAAAGATTATAGCCGTGGGAAAAGAGGCAAACTTAATGCAAGGAAAGACCCATGAAAACATAAAAACCGTTCGTCCTTTGAAGGATGGAGTTATTGCCGATTTTGATGCGTCAGAAAAGATGATAAGTATGTTTATTAAAAGTATTCCAGCTCTTAAAAAACGTCTATTTACACCAGCCTTGCGTATGATCGTTTGTATTCCTTCTGGAATTACTGAGGTTGAAATGCGTGCTGTAAAAGAGTCTTGTGAACGTGTAAATGGTAAAGAAGTTTATCTAATCCACGAACCTATGGCCGCAGCAATCGGTATTGGTATTGACATTATGCAACCTAAAGGAAACATGATTGTTGATATAGGTGGTGGAACAACTGAAATTGCAGTAATTGCTCTTGGCGGAATCGTTTGTGACAAATCTGTAAAGATTGCAGGTGATGTTTTTACTAATGATATCGTATATTATATGCGTACACAGCACAACTTATTTGTTGGAGAGAGTACGGCCGAAAAAATAAAAATTGCCATTGGTGCTGCCAACGAAGATCTTGAAACTCCTCCGGATGATATGTCTGTTCAAGGACGTGATCTTCTTACGGGAAAACCAAAACAAGTAGAAGTTTCGTTTCGAGAAATTGCCAAAGCTTTAGACAAGTCTATTCAACGAATTGAAGATGCAATTATGGAAACCTTGTCTCAGACACCTCCAGAGTTAGCAGCTGATATTTACAATACTGGAATCTACCTTGCTGGTGGAGGATCTATGTTACGTGGTCTGGACCGAAGAATTTCGCAAAAAACTGACCTTCCAGTTTATATTGCCGAAGATCCTTTAAGAGCAGTAGTAAGAGGAACAGGAATGGCTTTGAAAAATATTACCAAATTTAAAAGTATCCTTATAAAGTAA
- the mreC gene encoding rod shape-determining protein MreC, which yields MQQIFNFILKNSTRILFLLLLIISFALTIQAHSFHRSKIISSANFLTGGVYEQVSSVSEYFHLKDQNEQLARENARLKTLFFNMKDSTSLQNYDSIPGVDKTNIILGKVIHNSYNVFENYLTLNVGEKDDVKADMGVINDAGVVGIVDRTSKNYATVISILNTKSQINAKIKKSNHFGTLVWNGKSTGFVQLIDVPRLAAIKKGDTVVTGVQSGIFPSDVNIGIIDKIYIDNETNYYTLNVKLFNDMTNLGHVYIIKSKHRDEIINLEKASKGE from the coding sequence ATGCAACAAATATTCAATTTTATATTAAAAAACAGTACTAGGATACTGTTTTTGTTGCTTTTAATAATCTCGTTCGCACTTACTATACAAGCACATTCTTTTCACAGAAGTAAAATCATCAGTTCGGCAAATTTCCTAACTGGAGGTGTATACGAGCAAGTAAGTTCGGTTAGTGAATATTTCCATCTAAAAGATCAAAATGAACAATTAGCTCGAGAAAATGCTCGTTTAAAGACGTTGTTTTTTAATATGAAAGATTCTACGTCTTTGCAAAATTACGACAGTATTCCAGGTGTTGATAAAACGAATATCATTTTAGGAAAAGTAATTCATAATTCTTACAATGTATTTGAAAATTACCTAACACTAAATGTTGGAGAAAAAGATGATGTAAAAGCTGATATGGGTGTCATTAATGATGCTGGAGTGGTAGGTATTGTGGACAGAACATCCAAAAATTACGCGACAGTTATTAGCATTCTTAATACAAAATCACAAATCAACGCGAAGATTAAAAAATCAAATCACTTTGGCACTTTAGTTTGGAACGGGAAAAGCACCGGTTTTGTACAATTAATAGACGTCCCGAGATTGGCTGCAATAAAAAAGGGAGACACTGTGGTAACAGGAGTTCAATCAGGAATTTTTCCTTCTGATGTCAATATCGGAATTATTGATAAAATTTACATTGACAACGAAACCAACTATTATACGTTGAATGTTAAGTTGTTTAATGATATGACAAATTTAGGTCATGTGTATATTATTAAAAGCAAGCACCGAGACGAAATTATTAATTTAGAAAAAGCTAGTAAAGGTGAATAG
- a CDS encoding rod shape-determining protein MreD → MNSTIVLNIVRFILLLAAQVIIFNNIHLFGFLTPFPYILFIILYPVDGNKAALLVSSFVLGIMLDMFSNSGGVHAAACVMLAYTRPTIFKFSFGVSYEYQTIRLNDVLTSERFSFLLIAVVIHHFTLFLLEVFRLSNIWDILLRTIGSTVFTIVLSIILIYIFKPSRR, encoded by the coding sequence GTGAATAGTACAATTGTGCTCAATATCGTCCGTTTTATTTTGCTGCTTGCTGCACAAGTAATTATTTTTAATAATATTCACTTGTTTGGCTTTCTTACGCCATTTCCGTATATCTTATTTATTATTCTCTATCCAGTTGATGGAAATAAAGCAGCGCTACTTGTTTCTAGTTTTGTGTTGGGTATTATGCTCGATATGTTTTCTAACTCAGGAGGTGTACACGCCGCAGCGTGCGTGATGCTAGCATACACACGACCTACTATCTTCAAATTCTCTTTTGGAGTCAGTTATGAGTATCAAACCATTAGACTTAATGATGTACTGACCTCCGAAAGATTTTCGTTTCTTCTTATTGCCGTAGTCATTCACCACTTCACATTATTTTTACTGGAAGTTTTTAGACTTAGCAATATTTGGGATATTTTGTTGCGAACTATAGGCAGCACAGTATTTACCATCGTTTTGAGTATTATTTTGATCTACATTTTTAAACCTTCAAGACGATGA
- the mrdA gene encoding penicillin-binding protein 2: MRKLLLPSMVVVAAVLLLMRLFYLQVVDETLKLKSDNNAIKIKYDYPERGYIYDRKGKLLVANQPSYDIMVIPRELKNIDTLEFCRLLNITKEEYISKVEKAKVYSPRLRSVFLPQLNKSEYAAFQEKIRKFPGFEIQKRSLRDYQVTFGANIFGFITQVNEAIINKNPYYISGDLIGRQGVEESYENILRGVKGVKYIQKDKFNRDIGSYKDGKYDTIAVQGEDITLTIDLELQKYGEELMVNKRGGIVAIEPATGEILALVTAPSYDPSILVGRERSRNYTKLYHDSIAKPLYDRGLLAEYPPGSPFKILTGLIALQEEVIDEQTSFVCNHGFSYARGRFMKCHDSGVIRLHAGIYNSCNTYFASAFMKTINKYKKPADGVNVWSDHLKSFGLGEFMGYDLPTGKKGNAPDSKTYKRIYPNGGWRSTTIVSNAIGQGEVLMTPIQLANMMATVANRGHYYTPHIIKKIEHENIDKKFVTKHVTTINKKYFEPVIDGLFDVYNMGTARSLQVEGIEICGKTGTAENFAKINGKRTKLQDHSIFVAFAPKDNPKIAIAVFVENGYWGARWAGPMASLMIEKYIRGTITRTDLEKRMLEGSLQAEYAKYEVKEGNMEEINAMMKKVLKPTVIDSSEVEN; encoded by the coding sequence ATGAGAAAGTTATTGCTCCCATCAATGGTTGTAGTTGCAGCAGTATTATTGTTGATGCGGCTATTTTATTTGCAAGTAGTGGACGAAACTCTCAAATTGAAATCTGATAATAATGCCATTAAAATAAAATATGACTATCCCGAAAGGGGTTATATCTACGACAGGAAAGGCAAACTTCTAGTTGCCAACCAACCTTCATATGATATAATGGTTATTCCACGTGAGCTGAAAAATATCGATACGCTAGAATTTTGTCGCCTTTTAAATATTACAAAGGAAGAATATATTAGTAAAGTAGAAAAGGCCAAAGTATATAGCCCGCGTCTTCGATCTGTATTTTTGCCACAGCTCAATAAGAGTGAATATGCCGCTTTCCAGGAAAAAATTCGAAAATTTCCAGGTTTTGAAATTCAGAAGAGGTCTTTGAGAGATTACCAAGTGACTTTTGGTGCTAATATTTTTGGTTTTATTACGCAAGTAAATGAAGCGATCATCAACAAAAATCCTTATTACATCAGTGGAGATTTAATTGGCCGTCAGGGAGTCGAAGAAAGCTATGAAAACATACTACGCGGAGTAAAAGGAGTCAAATATATTCAGAAGGACAAATTTAATCGCGATATCGGTTCCTACAAAGACGGTAAATACGATACAATTGCTGTTCAAGGTGAAGACATAACACTAACCATCGATTTGGAACTTCAAAAGTACGGTGAAGAACTTATGGTCAATAAACGTGGGGGAATTGTGGCAATTGAACCAGCTACGGGAGAAATCCTTGCTTTGGTAACAGCGCCTTCATATGATCCTTCAATATTAGTGGGTCGAGAACGCTCGAGAAATTACACCAAATTGTACCATGATTCTATTGCCAAACCACTTTATGATCGTGGATTACTTGCCGAATATCCTCCTGGATCACCTTTCAAGATTTTAACGGGACTTATTGCTTTACAAGAAGAAGTAATTGATGAACAGACTTCATTTGTTTGCAACCATGGTTTTAGTTATGCTAGAGGTCGCTTTATGAAGTGCCACGATTCTGGAGTAATTAGATTACACGCCGGAATTTATAATTCTTGTAATACTTATTTTGCTAGCGCTTTTATGAAGACTATAAATAAGTATAAAAAACCTGCCGATGGTGTAAATGTGTGGTCAGACCATTTAAAAAGTTTTGGATTAGGGGAATTTATGGGTTATGATCTTCCAACAGGAAAGAAAGGTAATGCACCAGATTCAAAAACCTACAAAAGAATTTATCCAAATGGAGGCTGGAGAAGCACAACAATTGTATCAAATGCAATTGGCCAAGGTGAAGTTTTGATGACGCCAATACAACTTGCCAATATGATGGCGACGGTTGCAAATAGAGGACATTATTATACCCCTCATATCATTAAGAAAATCGAGCACGAAAATATTGATAAAAAATTTGTAACTAAACATGTTACAACAATCAATAAGAAATATTTTGAGCCTGTGATTGATGGATTGTTTGACGTGTATAATATGGGTACCGCTCGATCTCTACAGGTTGAAGGTATAGAAATTTGCGGAAAAACAGGAACTGCCGAAAACTTTGCCAAAATAAATGGAAAGCGAACCAAACTGCAAGATCACTCAATTTTCGTCGCTTTTGCACCTAAAGATAATCCTAAAATTGCCATCGCTGTATTTGTCGAAAATGGCTACTGGGGCGCTCGTTGGGCAGGTCCAATGGCAAGTTTAATGATCGAAAAATACATTAGAGGCACCATCACTCGCACAGATCTTGAGAAAAGGATGCTTGAAGGAAGTTTGCAAGCAGAATATGCCAAATACGAAGTAAAAGAAGGCAATATGGAAGAGATAAATGCTATGATGAAAAAAGTTTTAAAACCTACAGTCATTGACAGCAGCGAAGTAGAAAATTAA